From a single Solanum dulcamara chromosome 4, daSolDulc1.2, whole genome shotgun sequence genomic region:
- the LOC129885013 gene encoding probable WRKY transcription factor 48, translating into MDEKEKKKLKTTKTMSALFSDEIPAGSNNYLLEMLPCETEKGSSSSLSLIESMFASHDPITTSSIFDLLQSPPPPSVPLLKIVNTPNSSDISSSSTEVVASDDQQMTKTLDQQPDDDDQNKIDNKQLKPKKKKQKREREPRFAFMTKSEIDHLDDGFRWRKYGQKAVKNSPFPRSYYRCTTATCGVKKRVERSSEDPSIVVTTYEGVHTHPCPITPRGSIGILPETTGYSGLGVGLGGTSSLLFPEFHYQQQSTSYFQTPTLPPISRFTTDSSLFSTINSSQERMFSPSTSSLARDHGLLQDMVPSQMWPTHPKDQDQ; encoded by the exons ATGGAtgagaaggaaaagaagaagctAAAAACAACAAAGACGATGAGTGCTTTATTTTCCGATGAGATTCCAGCTGGGAGTAATAATTATTTGCTTGAGATGTTACCATGTGAAACCGAAaagggttcttcttcttctttaagcTTAATAGAGAGCATGTTTGCTTCTCATGATCCAATCACTACTTCTTCTATATTCGATTTGCTTCAGTCTCCTCCTCCTCCCTCTGTACCCTTGTTGAAGATTGTTAATACTCCTAATTCTTCCGACATCTCTTCTTCATCAACTGAAGTTGTAGCCAGTGATGATCAACAGATGACTAAAACACTAGACCAACAACCTGATGACGATGATCAGAACAAGATCGATAACAAACA GTTAaaaccaaaaaagaagaagcaaaagaGGGAAAGAGAGCCGAGATTTGCGTTCATGACGAAGAGCGAAATTGATCATTTGGATGATGGTTTTAGATGGAGAAAGTACGGTCAAAAAGCTGTCAAAAACAGCCCATTTCCcag GAGCTACTATCGTTGCACCACGGCAACATGTGGTGTGAAGAAGAGAGTGGAAAGGTCTTCTGAAGATCCATCAATAGTTGTTACAACTTATGAAGGTGTTCACACACATCCATGCCCCATtacgccacgtggcagcattgGCATTCTTCCTGAAACCACTGGCTACAGTGGCCTTGGTGTTGGCCTTGGTGGTACTTCCTCTTTGCTTTTCCCAGAATTCCATTATCAACAACAATCGACCAGCTACTTTCAGACACCAACATTACCACCTATAAGCCGCTTTACTACTGATTCGTCCTTGTTTTCAACTATTAATTCAtcccaagagagaatgtttTCGCCATCTACTTCGTCTTTGGCTAGAGATCATGGGCTTCTGCAGGATATGGTGCCATCCCAAATGTGGCCCACACATCCAAAAGATCAAGATCAGTAA
- the LOC129884234 gene encoding uncharacterized protein LOC129884234, whose translation MYLGYQIQEERRVASEIGGRQNEAHTGCLMDCQCLPISFFSSSSSSFQDLSCTSKYCTGNRPSSNSFFRKLDRDEKAYGRSGPGSMFSSGNRSSLLDGLDESFDTLSDGIDGKLKEEARYFEFDPDEVEKDDYAYRADMTFRPGNIYGIMV comes from the exons ATGTATCTGGGATACCAGATACAGGAAGAGAGGAGAGTGGCGAGTGAGATAGGAGGGAG GCAAAATGAAGCTCATACAGGATGCCTTATGGATTGCCAATGCTTGCCTATCTCGTTCTTCTCATCATCATCCTCAAGTTTTCAGGACCTTTCCTGCACTTCCAAATATTG TACGGGGAACAGGCCAAGTTCAAACTCTTTTTTCAGAAAGCTTGATAGGGATGAAAAGGCTTATGGTAGATCTGGGCCAGGCTCCATGTTTAGTTCTGGGAACAGATCTAGTTTACTGGATGGTCTGGATGAGAGTTTTGATACATTATCAGATGGGATAGATGGTAAGTTGAAGGAAGAAGCCagatattttgagtttgatcCTGATGAAGTAGAAAAAGATGATTATGCTTACAGAGCAGATATGACCTTTCGGCCAGGAAACATTTATGGAATCATGGTATGA